The Marinitoga hydrogenitolerans DSM 16785 genome window below encodes:
- the rpsF gene encoding 30S ribosomal protein S6 yields the protein MKERIYEVMFIVSPELSEEARNNEVEKVKSWIEEKVEGEIQHWERWGVRKLAYRTHQNHTEGDYTWGIFKASPEKVNILDGLFRINSQNTFRWQVFRREDLEKAEKSKEKKAVENQEVVVEEPVNSEE from the coding sequence ATGAAAGAAAGGATTTATGAGGTTATGTTTATTGTTTCTCCAGAATTATCTGAAGAAGCAAGAAATAATGAAGTAGAGAAAGTAAAAAGTTGGATAGAAGAAAAGGTTGAAGGTGAGATTCAGCATTGGGAAAGATGGGGCGTAAGGAAATTAGCATATAGAACCCATCAAAATCATACTGAAGGTGATTACACATGGGGTATTTTTAAGGCTTCTCCTGAAAAAGTGAATATTTTAGACGGATTATTTAGGATTAATAGCCAAAATACATTCAGATGGCAAGTATTTAGAAGAGAAGATTTAGAAAAAGCTGAAAAAAGTAAAGAAAAAAAAGCAGTAGAAAATCAAGAAGTTGTTGTTGAAGAACCAGTAAATTCTGAAGAATGA
- a CDS encoding 3'-5' exonuclease: protein MYNFNTQVFVSFDLETTGLKPDLGDRIIEIAAIPIFNGKIKRKYEFHTLINPKIKIPVEGSQFHKLNNKDIENAPTIIEIFPKFKEYISNTILVSHNAKMDMLFLDVAAKESGILPIENYYIDTLEIAKTLLEKGPYSLEYLSKKFNIYIGKSHRAYEDALMTAKLFLIFLNKFGLKSLGDFIKKWRG, encoded by the coding sequence ATGTATAATTTTAATACGCAAGTATTCGTTTCTTTTGATTTAGAAACTACAGGACTAAAACCAGATTTAGGAGATAGAATTATTGAAATTGCGGCTATTCCAATATTTAATGGAAAAATAAAAAGAAAATATGAATTCCATACACTAATAAATCCAAAAATCAAAATTCCCGTTGAAGGTTCTCAATTCCATAAATTAAACAATAAAGACATAGAAAATGCCCCTACTATAATAGAGATTTTTCCAAAATTCAAAGAATATATTTCAAACACCATCTTAGTTTCTCATAACGCTAAAATGGATATGTTATTTTTAGATGTTGCTGCCAAAGAAAGTGGAATTTTACCTATTGAAAATTATTATATAGATACACTTGAAATTGCTAAAACTCTTTTAGAAAAAGGACCTTATTCATTAGAATATCTCTCAAAAAAATTTAACATTTATATTGGAAAATCACACAGAGCTTATGAGGACGCTTTAATGACTGCAAAGTTGTTTTTAATTTTTTTAAATAAATTCGGGTTAAAAAGTTTAGGCGATTTTATAAAAAAATGGAGGGGATAG
- a CDS encoding single-stranded DNA-binding protein, whose product MSYSFNRVILVGRLTRDPEVRMTTSGDKVANFTLAVDRPNWNNDYNGQKTDFIRVVVFGKRAEFAENYLKKGVLILVEGALRINSWRDQNNNYKERAEVSATSIQFMESKSSRDAYITDNFENNSKIEVIEPNINEVSDDLDDFSNNDFPQFFPIDDDNPEDDTPPNF is encoded by the coding sequence ATGAGTTATTCATTTAATAGAGTTATTTTAGTAGGAAGGTTAACGCGTGATCCTGAAGTTAGGATGACAACTTCTGGAGATAAAGTTGCTAATTTTACATTAGCAGTAGATAGGCCAAATTGGAATAATGATTATAATGGTCAAAAAACAGACTTTATCCGAGTTGTTGTTTTTGGGAAAAGAGCTGAATTTGCAGAAAACTATTTAAAAAAAGGAGTATTGATTCTTGTTGAAGGTGCATTAAGAATAAATAGTTGGAGAGATCAAAATAATAATTATAAAGAAAGAGCTGAAGTTTCTGCAACAAGTATTCAATTTATGGAATCTAAGTCTAGTCGAGATGCTTATATAACAGATAATTTTGAAAATAATTCTAAAATAGAAGTAATCGAACCGAACATAAATGAAGTATCTGATGATCTGGATGATTTTTCAAATAACGATTTTCCTCAATTTTTTCCTATTGATGATGATAATCCAGAAGATGATACTCCACCAAATTTTTAG
- the rpsR gene encoding 30S ribosomal protein S18 produces the protein MAFNRRPRRVRKCKLCSMKVEYIDYKNTDLLKDFINEKGKIIPKRLNGNCAKHQRMVKTAIKRARQMALLPFVND, from the coding sequence ATGGCATTTAATAGAAGACCGAGAAGGGTAAGAAAATGTAAATTATGCTCAATGAAAGTTGAATATATAGATTACAAAAATACAGATTTATTAAAAGATTTTATAAACGAAAAGGGTAAGATTATTCCAAAAAGATTAAATGGAAATTGTGCTAAACATCAAAGAATGGTTAAAACAGCCATAAAAAGAGCAAGACAAATGGCTTTACTACCTTTTGTAAATGATTAA
- the rplI gene encoding 50S ribosomal protein L9, with product MKVMLLKDVSKVGKKGEIVKVSDGYGRNYLIPRGLAIEAKEGEIKHVKKIQEVKNEVKQKRKEKNERLLKQLQDRVYKIKIKSGANGKLFGSITAKDIAKVIKETTNIDFDKRWFVEKVNIKEIGLYTLKIKLAEGVKGDIKLRVEPLE from the coding sequence ATGAAAGTTATGTTGTTAAAAGATGTATCAAAAGTTGGAAAAAAAGGGGAAATAGTTAAAGTTTCTGATGGTTATGGTAGAAACTATTTAATTCCAAGAGGACTTGCTATTGAAGCAAAAGAAGGTGAAATTAAGCATGTAAAGAAAATACAAGAAGTAAAAAATGAAGTAAAGCAAAAAAGAAAAGAAAAAAATGAAAGATTATTAAAACAGTTACAAGATAGAGTATATAAAATTAAAATAAAATCGGGAGCTAATGGTAAATTATTTGGTTCTATCACAGCAAAAGATATAGCTAAAGTAATAAAAGAAACCACAAATATAGATTTTGATAAAAGATGGTTTGTAGAAAAGGTTAATATTAAGGAAATAGGATTATATACTTTAAAAATAAAACTTGCTGAAGGAGTTAAAGGAGATATAAAATTAAGAGTAGAACCTTTAGAATAA